tttctttttacaaataGCCTAATATTTTTTATATGATTCACATTTATCACAATAAAGACTTCTTATAAATTAAACAAACTCAACTCCATATTGTAAGCTACTGTGCAGTTTGGGTGATATACCTTTCATCATCTATACAGCCTTggaactttgtttttcttctttcaatgaaaccttctgaaaatgaattacAAGAAGCTACATTTAATCCCACGTCTTTACATATTCATATTCTTTAACACCCTTCCctcagcaaaatgaagaaaataacagagCTACTTATATActtcttttttcacttgtttccCCTGTTCCATTGCTACAACACCCAAAAAGCCTCACAGATAACACCTGTGTAAGAAAGAGTAAGTATCGTTTTGTCCATTTAATAATATGGAACACAGGCACAGAAGAAGTAAATGTCTTGCACAAGACAGGACTTGACACATCCTGAATATTGCAGTGAGGGATTGCAGTAACTTCATTAGAAGAACGTGCAGCTAAGAGTGATAGCAATGGAGATAGAATCTGTTATACTTTATCCCCTCTCCTAGTCCCTAATCTAGAATTCATACAAGAATTAAACCTGCACTGTAGCTTTCTacactcttttttaaaaatttgattcAATTGATTCACAGAGTTTAAGATCAGAAGTCACAAGCCATCATACTgcttcatagaatcacagaattggtaaggttggacctctggagatcatctagtccaagtcccctgctcaagcagggtcacctagaatatgttaaacagggttgcagcaacaagGACACCCCCTGTTGAAGCCCAGACTTGAACCAGagacctttagatcttcagcCTAATGCTCTTCTAGCTAAGCTATTTTGGCCTCCTGCTTGATCCTAACCACCTCTTACAGAACCCAATACCCGATGTTTAGTTAAAGGTATCTTCTAAAAAGGTATCTACTCTTGATTTACGACCTCAAGATCTACAAAATCTAACAGCTCCCATGATAACTAATTCCAAAGAGTCAAGTATTCCTCTGATCTTTCCTTtcgtttttgtttttccacttccCCCCCCCATACCACCTTAATTAAGTTACAGTCATATAGTCATGTGGTAAAAATATCCCAATGAAAAACTCAGTGGTATCTTGTCTTGTATATTCACCCAATCTTCCACTTTTTAGTCATTCAGACAACTaaagagactttttaaaagtagtatttATGAGATATTAAAGTCAGATGTGTTAGTGCAAATATAAACTTGTGAATTACTGCATTATATGTTTACCTAGCTATTAAAAGCTTTAACTGCACAGTGACTTGAACACTTACCCTGTCCAAATCATGAATGAAACCTGTTGTTTAGAATTCTTCATGAATGCAAATGCTGACAAAATAAGCTGATAGGGTGAGTCACACAAAAAATCTCCAAAAGGCCCTGGGTCAGAAGCATTGACGCCTTTTGAAGAAGAACAAACTTTGGTGCGATCCAGAGTGATGTGGTAAGTTGGATCTAAATGCAAGTCGGATACATGCCAGAACTGccctgttttcagaaaagaaagattaacaaaaacacattattttccAGCAGCCTGCTAGAATCTCCCTCCTTGCATAGCCTGGGAAAAAAGATCTATTTATCAGCTGTAACTAAAGCTGCTCAGAATCTCAGCCATCAATTTCTGCAGGCAGCAAGCCTTCcacttaaaaacaaaggaaaaaaaaagtttgtgacTTTTTGGTTACAGCTTGCATATATGAACTGGACGTACAGGAGTAATCACAAGTCTACTGCTATTCTCTTTGAAGTTTTGATACGAAGAATATATTTAACAAGTTTCTGATCAGCTGTCTGATAAGTGGTATATTCTTGACAAGAGTCATTCATAAAATCTGCTTAGAACAACTGTAAATAGAAACAAAGGCATATGCTTAGGTTATCCAGCAGAAAAAGACTGCAACATGAAGTTAATGAGGGCTGGAAAATGGAGCTCCTTCTCATTTATGGCAATCCGGAAACTGAAAAGTATTGGAAGAAACAGAGGAACTTCTCCATTATACTACCTGAAAAGAAAGGGATCtgcaattttaattatttttcccaggCCCTCCCTAGCTGGAGGCAACTATAAAAGATGACAGTCtggaaagaaaggcaagaaacagcatgtgagaaaaagaaatccaaactCTTTCTATCTAGCAGCTGCAGTAGGAAAGAGACTGGGCTTCTTACCAAAGAGAAGTATCTGCACCTTACTTACTCAGTATATTCCAGGCTAGTCTGTGCTGACACATTCTCTGCCACTGTTATTTAGcactgaatagaaaaaaagaactgagaagCATGTTGAACAAAATGAATTATGTTTGTACAAGACTAAGAGTAATTTCTTTATGTCAGTTTCAAAGCATTTGAAAGAGGAGCATGTGTATCTGGTGTATTGGTTGTGGAACTGGGACAGATATAAATTGATTTTCCCAAGGTCACATGCTCGCTCTGTGGCAGAGCAGGCACATGTGACTGGACTCTTTGTGGAATTTATTTCAGGAATCTAAGAGCCATGGCAATCTCTCAAGACTACCACAATTGCGACCTCTACTAAAACAAGGCACAGAAACTCAGAGAAACTGCTTGCATCACCTTTGGTTTGGGACATGTATGAGTCACAACTGAAAATCGTGTGAAAAGAATTTCACAGCACTCACCTGTGTATGTTACTGTACCAGAAGAGTAATCTTGCAGAGTTTGTGTTTCTTTGCTGACAGTACAGAAACCAAATTAATGTTTGCAGTGCTCACTTCCACACACTACACCAGAGGCATGGCAGGACTTTCCCTACCTGCCACTGTCCAGAGTGCCAGCAGACCCTGGTAACTAAATACAAACCCTATTTAGCCCTCACATACCTGAGATAGCAATGTATTTATGTATCTAGGAGTCATTTGAAGTTGAAGCTAGTCGAGTCACggaataaaaatgcagcatATCTCGGTAAGAAAGAGAGGGACAAGAGAGGGGACATATCCCCGGCTGGGACGGCAAGGAGGGGCGGCAGGGGctgcgccgccggcccgccccagccgcggggcagcggctaCCCTTCACCCGGGCGGACCGAGTCCTGGCCCCGGCGCCCTCCGCGGAGCCCGGCCGCCGCCCTCCAGACGCACTCACCCACTGCGGAGGGGGGCTGCGGgcccgccggcgctgccgcggcaGGGTCCAGcgaggagcagagcagcgccAGGCCGAAAGCCAGGCGGGCGGCGCGTCCCCCCCGCGGCTCCATGGTGGAGAGGCCTGCCCGCCGACGGCCGCTCACGGGACCGCCCCGCCGAGGAGGAAAGGGGCGAGCCCCTGCCCTCGACAAcctccccgccgctgcccggaagctcccgctgccgccccgcctGCGCGGCTGGGAAGGAGAagcggccccggcagcggggccgagcccccggggccgcggccgcgcgcgcccggGTGGCCGTCGTGGCGCCTCAGCGAGGGGGAGGGCGGGGGGTGAGGGGGGCGAGCGGCCGTTACGGCCGTTACGGCCCCACCCGCAGTGGCGCGCAGGGAGGTGGGAGGCGCCGTGGTGACCTTCAAGGGCTGCCAGCCCTGAGGAAAGAGGCCCTCAGGGAAGGCACCCTCAGTGCCACCGGGGCTGAGCTCGCTCTCCTGCCACATTTTAGGCGGCCCTCGGGGAAAAGGGCTTTAAAAGAGCCGCCGCAGCGGACGGGAGGTCGCGGCGGGCAGGAAAGTGGGAGCTCGCGGGTCACTCGGCCGCCAGCTCGTTGTGTCCTGTGGCCCCTCGCTGTCACGTCTCTGCCACCCTACCTCCCTCTGGGCTGGTAGCAATGGGCTTATgcttttttaagtgtttggtgATCTGTGGCTGAAATTTGTCCTCCAGGAACGTGTTTGGCCCTGCAGTATATCTCTGTAGCACTAGGTCAGACTAGCACCTTCAGGCACGCACGCTCCTGGTTAACGGCATCACTTTGCTCCGCTGGGCCCAGTGATGTGAAACGCCGGTGGTGATGAAAACCACTTTTCCACTCCCCCTTCTGAATAGGGCCACAGGCATTTCACAAATAACACTTTTCTTATCCCTTATTGACATTAATACTGTTTATCTTTGGGATGGCAAAAGTCTCCACTGGTAAGCTTTTCTGATGGTTTTACATGTTTCCAATAGAGCATACATGTGTAGGAAAAGTAACTGTTTAAAAGCGACTGTAACgtaaaatatttactattcCATTATGTGATGCGTAAAGCAGGTCTTGCCAATctatctctgcttttctcatatttaatgaaaacctttattctttttcatccCTGGCCCTGTTAATCACTTCTCATGAAAATGAATACCAGTAATGGACATCCAAGTCTGCTTTCCCTGACGATTAAAAGTATCTGTTCCCAGTTTTCTGGGAAGGGAGGGGTTGGGAAATACAGTTATTTGATGAATATGAGGGAATAACCTATAATGGAGGGAAGACATAGGTAACCCATATTAGGCACtgaaattaagatttaaataaGCTAGTAAAAGCTAAGGAGAGAGGAGACTGTTTAAACATACTTGTATGATAAAGGCTGAAGAGCCCCAAACATGCAGAATCCAGTTCCACATACCACTGAAGCAAGTtctacttttcatttctctgatgGAAAAAGGTAGTTCctagattttttaaatgctcaATATCCACCAAATAAAACATACTTACTATGGATCATAATTAAGGAAGCTGTTTTCTCAAAGATCTATAGTAttctacagagaagaaaatggatgGGGATGTTCCTTTGAGGCAGCTTCTGTGTGAAAAAGTGGACCCACTAGAAAATTATCATGTATTCTTGTTGCTTAGTGGCAAAAGTTGTGTCTTAACTTTTATTAGACAAGTGAGATAAGCTATCCATGTAATCCTAGCCCTTAAGGAAGAAAACTATCCAAGGAAGCAAGAAGCCAGTGTGACTTCCCATTATACCAAGCAGGAGATCTGAAGGATGTCAGCAACATGTTTCAGTTGTCTTTGTCCTGCTTTAAGAACTAAGCTGAAGTATAGGGCAGATTTTTCCCCACTACAGCTTTAAGTTTTTTCACGAATaaggttttaatttctttcttctttttaatctcttttaagcagcattttattttacattgctCACTGTGTAAATTATGACCTCCAGTGCAGATTAGCTATGAAACATACAGCTAAGGGAGAGGAAACTCGGCGCCTTTATCTTGTACTATATTCCCTGTGTTTTTCTCCTACGCCTATGGTGATTGATGGAAGATAGTTCTGTACTTCAGGTTGCCCCAGTCCTGCCCTGTATTTGTACTTTCATCCCATCCTTCCATCTTTGCAGTCCAATTTACTTTAATCTTTTGAATAttagcaaataataaaaagcaaacaaatcccaAAATCCCAAAAAACTCTCATaactctattaaaaataaaaatgcaagaacCTCACTGAAACTGAAGGAGGTCTCTCTATTGACCTTAGTAGACACTGGATAAAGTTTCAAGTGAAGTTAAGTGCTGAAGCTGGCTTGTGCTGGGAAAGTAGTGCTCATGTGTCCTCTTACCTATCTGCCTACACATATAAAGATAGGGGCTGTAGATTTCTCCAGCAAAAAGAAGTTATTACATAGAATGAAGGcaaattttcatttcctatGTACTTTATATCAAATGCAGAGACTGCcagacaattttttaaaatatacttttctgctcttttactgagaaaaagaaatttaagataTGTCCCCTCAAAGCACTGGGCAAAAGGAGCACaggtttaaaaaacattttaatttctgtttgctCTTGATTTCAAAAATCAAGTATGttccatttattaaaaaaagaagagaggcaaTTGTTTCAGAGATTTAATGCAAAGTTTAACCTGTTGCACTTTACAAAACAAGCTTGCCAATTTGATGgcataaaaattcttttctacAAAACCAACCCTTTCCCCCAACCCTTTTATTAACCTTTCATGCCAGAAATGTGCATTTTAGCTATGCTCAGTTATGGACAGTACATTAATCCATCCAGCAGAAGTAACATATGGACAGAGGTCAGGTAAACTCTATGCTTTTTCATAGTGGCGAACAGCAACCACATCACCAAAAGTAAGAGTCTGCAAGTCCAAGGAAAACATAGACATGTTAGACGCTGGACCATTTTCCACAGTTACGTAACACATATTAAGAAGTCCATAGTAGGACAAGACATTatgtaatttataaaaaaacaaattggtCTAGATATTATTATTTGCCtcttattcatattttaaatgaataagaGGCAAAAAACTTGAAGTTATGGTTCCTATAATAATAATTCTCCTTGTTACTTTCAAACTCAAGAAACACATAATATACATTCTACAAGTCAACTTAAGTGAGATTAGAAGTGaccatttaatttttctaattttgtgaATGTAAGTTCTTAAATATAGCATTCTGTAATACAGatttaacattcattttctcaaaGTTGATCACATTGCAAAATGTGTAATCTAAGATTCCAAGACTCTGTATCCATAGTCCATACAGTTATCTTCAGCATATACTAAAGGAGAAtctcatattaaaataaatgcattctGTGCATGTATGTAGCTAAAACTACTAAATATTATAGTTACTGCAGTTGCATAAAAACAGTAACTACAGTGTCTGAGTTTTGGAGCTACTTTCTGAGGCATCTCACTGTATTCAAATTCCACAGTGTGGTTTCAGTGTATTTGTAtatctgtttttgaaaacaaaatatatatttctcctGTCACAATGTGTTGCACTGACTCTATGCTTTAAGGTTTTAATTATGTAgagctgaaataattaaaactaaacAAGGTTTTAcaatttagaatttaaattttaaatttaagttttatattttaaaaatctacacAGACCCTCTCTGAAACATTTAGAAAACTGAACTGTTTTTCTCCAGTAGCCAAAACACATAAATTAACATGGctgaagagattttatttcagaaagttacATCTCTGTGCcaaaaataagcatgaaaaGTATCCAGACATTAGATTTAGCAACTTCAGTGCAATTGTTTTCATGCCATACTCGTGTTCCTGAAAATTCAGAAGGGTGtgaatctgaaacaaaaaaggcTGTTCTTCACACAAAATTGCTATTTTAGTCatagcctttaaaaaaagtggaaagaataaTCCCTTTACTATTAAAGGTGAAAATGCTACTATCTCATACAGTATTTCAGTTATATTATCCTAGGGAAATACTTACTCTAcgtaattaaatattatttacacATATAAAGCAAATCTTAAATCTAAATTAGCACTGATCCAAAATGGATTATTGCCTATATAATCACAAATGTCATATATTTTGCAGCTCACCAGacctgtattttgttttgcttgggTATTTACATAAACAATAGAAAGGATTGATACTCCctggaaataaataatatgGCTTAGCTAAAACCATTagcattttttcagttgtcaaaacaaaatgcaaaacaaagaaaataaacacttgaAAATTCTCTGCCAGCTTTCCTCAACAATCAGTTTTAAGTTTTGTGTAAGTAACACTGTCTGTTCAAAAAGCTTGAGATAAATGTAAATAAGGAGTGTTAGCAGTGTATGTAAAGGCTCAGTGATCTTTATACTTACCATAACCATTTTGCCATCCTTTATTTCTCTAACAAAGTTTGTCTCCTTGCCATCCCATTTCTGTACATGTACTAGCTTGTCTCCATCCAGGGTCACAACTGACTGTGAGATACCAAAAAACACAAAGACACTCATTTATTTGGAGTACTTGAGATTCTACTCACATATGGAGTGTACAGTATTCTACTGAATTCTCTTCAATAGATGCATGTGGATCTAGAATCACAAAGCAGTCCTAGCCATTTTAAAACCAAACCCATGAATCAtccttgttttaaataagagcTCCATACAATTCTTATTTATATCAAAGGATGAAATGAGCTATTTCCTGTAAATCCCAGTCCTACATGAACCACAGTTTCAGATGCTCTTCAGGATAACACTTACTTTAAGCCCTCACTGAAGCAGGGAGATGTTCCTTCATGTTGGTCGGAAAAAGTCATGCCAAATGAGCTTTAGATTTAAATTACTTTGGTACAAAGATAAATGAAGAGCTAACAGAAATCCTCCACATTGGAAGGCAGAAAGTGAGCTGCAGATATATTATATTGTTTCAGACAAGTTGTTGTGCATAGAAGCAAGATGCAGTCTTGTCCTTTTCCGTGTCCTTCACAGTGCTACAACTGGCTGTAGCAGAAGTTACATTCTCTTCCATTGACCCTGCCATTCTGAGAGATAAGACCTTCAGAGGGTAAGGGGGAGtgacaggaaaagcaaaagaaacaacgGCAGGCTGAAAATTCACTTACTTTGCAGTTTCTATCATCTGGGGTAGTTTCATCAAATTCCTCTCCAAGTTTAAAGctgatttctgtgtttttgaaagTGCTCTGAGTCCTGATCACTACTTTGTCCCCTTCACTGCTGATAATCACGGTGGGTTTAGTCACATTCCCCACCTGCCGAGTAGCAAACCCCACTCCTAAACCatcaagggaaaacagaaatccATCAGACATGGAGGTTTCAAACATCTTTTTCGCCATATATTGAAGTACAAAAGCTTCTTCCCCTGCTCTACATCTTTAAGTTATCACACGAAAATACTACTTTCTGCTTCACTTTTCTCCTTAGACCCAAACTATCCATCATGTATCCTTCTACACTTCTGTAGCTCTGTATCTTCCGTTACCTCCATGTGTTGCTCACTCAATAGCACAGCATGCCAAAACAATGCCACTGAATCGCTGAcagccctttctgcttctgcagatgAAACTCATTATTCCAGTGTAATGGGTTTTGATCGGTTTTAGCTTATCTGCAGGCAGAACTTGCCCTTATTACATACTCTCTCTCTACATCTGTGGCATCTTTCGGCAGCTCTCTCAGGCCGGGTAACTCACACGAGCACAGTGCAGCCCCCGCCCCGTGCGAATGACCGACATCAGGTTCACTTTGCTCCAGAGGGAAGCAGTGACACAAACCACCAGCTGCGGGCAAAGCCACCCACACCTTCCCCATTTCCAGCTGCAGCCCGGACGGGGCGGCGCATGCCGCATTCCCTCTCCCCTGGCTCGGCTCCACAAGTAGcttatgtacatatatgtgtatgtgtgtgtgtgtgtgttttttttttccagtgtcctGCAAAAGTCCAAATGCGCTGTCTCCTGAAAACCTCGCCGCCGCGCACGGCCGATGTAGCGCCGGCTGGGCAGTCGGCGGCGTACCTACCCAGCGCCTTCATGTACTCGTCGAAATTTTGGCTGTCCACCAGCTTCCACGTCGCACAGAAAGCCTCGACCATCGCGGTCGCGGGGTGCAGGTGCCGGGTGAGCGCcgctgcggccgccccgccgctccgcgccaGATAtaggcggcgggggcgggcggccctggggacgcggcgggggcggcgggcagccgcGACCCGCCCCGGGAccgccccgggccgggggcggcggggccggcgcctccccgccccgccggggtAGGGCgctcccccagctcccccccccccccgccctaACCGCGCCCGCGGAGGCCCCCGGGGCCTTCAGGGGGCCTTGGCAAGCGCAGGCGGCCCCGGAGGAAGGATGCACAAAGGGACATTGAGCCCCGCTGCCGAGCTGCTGACAGCCCCAAAGAGAGAGAGGCTGGCGAGGCGAAGCCCACGTCCCTCGTTGTCATCGCGGCCTCGCAAGAGGGTCCCAGCGTGCCCGCTCGGAAACAGCCGAGCATGAAAGGAGGGTGATGGTCACAGCAGAAGTGCTCCCACTTTCGCACCCCAAGCGAAAACGGAGAAGGGAGAGCACTGCATTCATGTACGGCACCATATTACGTGTGCCACGTCGCCTTAGCGGGACACCCCACAGACCCGTGTTGTCTCTAATAAAGTAACCACcaacaaaaaagagaagcagacaCCAAACACGAAATACtctacagaataaaaatgcaggATCACATCACTATAGCAAAACATCTTCTTCTCCTTTAAAGGCTTTCCCATTAAGATTTTGGAAATCCTGTTTGGCATTGGATAAGAAGAAATCACAATCCCCTACCATCATATGGTTTTTATCCCAGTGCTGTCTGAATTTGCTATTTGCTTTTGTTGACTGCAGATTACCTCTTgcctccaaaacaaaaagacagtatttggaaactttcagaaaggataaaggaagaaaagagcataAACTATTTCAgctataagattttttttctgccagagGGGAAATGATTTTGTTCTTCAGGTTGTTCTTTGAAATTTATTCAAGGCACTTGAATAAATTGGTATTGACCTTATCTCTTGAGTGTTTTTAAGAAAGTAGCCTGGCTTTGTGGGACAAGCCTTGATGTCAGCTTTTCCATACCTAAGGGATTCCAGAAGCATGAATCTAGCTCTTTAGCAATCCTAACAAAACTCAGGAACTAAGTAAAAGGGATTTTCTGTAACTTCAGAACAAACCTCAGCAAATTTTCTGCCTGGTCAAGCTATAAATAGAAGcataaataattgtattttcttaatatttttaattggctTTTGACTGTCATTTGCATTTCCTTCAGTAGGCAGTGAATGCTTTGggttagtttttattttaatttgttactctttgatttttcctcagaaagacctcccctctctctcttgctAGGGAT
The sequence above is a segment of the Rhea pennata isolate bPtePen1 chromosome 3, bPtePen1.pri, whole genome shotgun sequence genome. Coding sequences within it:
- the FABP7 gene encoding fatty acid-binding protein, brain produces the protein MVEAFCATWKLVDSQNFDEYMKALGVGFATRQVGNVTKPTVIISSEGDKVVIRTQSTFKNTEISFKLGEEFDETTPDDRNCKSVVTLDGDKLVHVQKWDGKETNFVREIKDGKMVMTLTFGDVVAVRHYEKA